The Hornefia porci genome contains the following window.
ACCCAACCGAACCCGGCGGGTTGTGAAGAAACGATGAAGGCAAGGTATGAAGAAATAGTGGAGACACGTGCAGCAAATTGTGAAGGAACGATGGAGACGGGAAGCGTTTCCCCAGCTCAGAGGGGTGTCACGCGTGACATACGCGTTAGTCACGCTCCCGTCACGCACCCAGATGTAGATGGAGATGGAGAAGAAGAACATCTATCTGCATCTACAGCTGGAAGGACGGCTCCAACCATCGAGGAAGTTGAGAACTACTTCCGCTCTCACGGACTTTCCGTGGATGCCCGGCGGTTCTTTGAAATCAACGAAAGGCGCGGCTGGGTCACAAAGACGGGCAAGCCGGTAGATGACTGGAAAAAGCTGGCAGAGACTTGGAACCTGCACGAAAAGCCGGCGCGGGCATCCCTGCCATCCGGCGGCAGCGCTTCTGCTGCACGCGTTCCGACACCCGAGGAGGTTATGCGCAGGTACGGGTGCAGCCGGGAGAAGGCATTGCAGATGCTCGAAGAGGACCTTTATTGAAAGAACCCGGAAGGAGCCAGTCAGAGCGTTTCTGATGCCTTGTTTCACTCCTGTATGAGGGAAAACCCATGGCGGGGTCGATTGGCCCCGCAGAATGGCTCTGAGCGCTTTGCCGGAAGAGCCGGACGGCGCGGCAGAAAGGACAGAGAATATGGGAAATGAGAAGGAAGGACCGGCTGCCGATGCAGTTGGCAGGGCGAATTTTCGGAACGAGGACGGCATTCTCATCTGCGGGGTCTGCGGGAAGCCGAAGGAGA
Protein-coding sequences here:
- a CDS encoding phage replisome organizer N-terminal domain-containing protein, whose translation is MKWIKLSTNIFDDEKILLIENLPEHDAILVIWFKLLCLAGKHCTDGIFLMNDRIPYTDEMLAAIFRRPLNTIRLALATFEQYGMIEIVNDTITMPNWEKHQNIEAMSRKKAIDRERQRRFRDKQREQLMGGELMIGQGLPRNDDGELFLGETQPNPAGCEETMKARYEEIVETRAANCEGTMETGSVSPAQRGVTRDIRVSHAPVTHPDVDGDGEEEHLSASTAGRTAPTIEEVENYFRSHGLSVDARRFFEINERRGWVTKTGKPVDDWKKLAETWNLHEKPARASLPSGGSASAARVPTPEEVMRRYGCSREKALQMLEEDLY